A genome region from Triticum aestivum cultivar Chinese Spring chromosome 2B, IWGSC CS RefSeq v2.1, whole genome shotgun sequence includes the following:
- the LOC123038752 gene encoding tyrosine N-monooxygenase-like, with amino-acid sequence MATVLVFFVLKNRKVLLSVKSEQHQLPPGPPTLPFIGNIHQMMWNKPAVFRWIHRLLQGMDTDIMCLRLGAIYVVAVTCPEIACEVLRKKDEVLASRPATFASGSFSFGYKGTIVTPHGEKWKKMRRVLTSEILTPSMEQKLHHLRQEECDHLVTYINNTCMACPDNLVDVRHVARHFCGNMIRRLVLGKRYFGSELPGSSASGPGHDEMAHVAALFTLLNYLYNFCVSDYFPALIGFDLEGHEKVSKDVMGILNRLHDPIIEKRIIERSNLRNGGECKEARDFLDVLVYLDDADGQPLLSVDDIRAQIVEMMYATIDNPSNAVEWALAEMVNKPEVMKKATDEIDAIVGKDKLVQESDIPRLNYLKSCIREAFRIHPYHAFNPPHVAMVDTTIAGYTIPKDSHVILSRMGLGRNPKIWNKPLDFQPERHLNTANVLLSEPGLRFISFSSGRRGCPGISLGTSVTMMLFAKMLQGFTWTKPAGVDRISLQESNTGALALAEPLVLQAKPRLAAHLYEKN; translated from the exons ATGGCCACCGTACTTGTGTTTTTTGTACTCAAAAATAGAAAAGTTTTACTGTCCGTCAAAAGTGAGCAACACCAGCTCCCACCCGGGCCTCCCACACTGCCCTTCATCGGCAACATTCACCAGATGATGTGGAACAAGCCGGCCGTATTCCGGTGGATCCATCGCCTGCTCCAGGGGATGGACACAGACATCATGTGCCTCCGTCTTGGAGCCATTTATGTTGTCGCCGTGACATGCCCGGAGATAGCATGTGAGGTGCTGCGGAAGAAGGACGAGGTGCTGGCCTCCCGTCCGGCAACCTTCGCCTCGGGTTCGTTCAGCTTCGGGTACAAGGGCACCATCGTGACACCACACGGAGAGAAGTGGAAGAAGATGAGGCGCGTCCTCACCTCAGAGATCCTCACCCCGTCCATGGAGCAGAAACTCCATCATCTCCGGCAGGAGGAGTGTGACCACCTTGTGACGTACATCAACAATACCTGCATGGCATGTCCAGACAACCTCGTCGACGTGCGACATGTCGCCCGACATTTCTGTGGTAACATGATAAGAAGGCTCGTGTTGGGTAAGAGATACTTTGGCAGCGAGCTGCCGGGTTCATCGGCTAGCGGACCCGGACATGATGAGATGGCACATGTTGCCGCTCTCTTCACGCTCCTCAACTACCTCTACAACTTCTGCGTGTCCGACTACTTCCCAGCCCTCATCGGGTTTGATTTGGAGGGCCATGAGAAGGTTTCCAAGGATGTGATGGGAATACTCAACCGGTTGCATGACCCCATCATTGAGAAGAGGATCATCGAAAGGTCGAATCTTCGGAATGGTGGTGAATGCAAAGAGGCCAGGGACTTTCTGGACGTCCTGGTTTATCTAGATGATGCAGATGGCCAACCATTGTTGTCCGTAGACGACATCCGGGCGCAGATAGTG GAAATGATGTATGCAACAATCGATAACCCATCAAATGCTGTTGAGTGGGCACTCGCTGAGATGGTGAACAAGCCAGAGGTGATGAAAAAAGCAACTGATGAAATCGACGCCATCGTCGGTAAAGATAAACTAGTCCAGGAGTCTGACATTCCACGACTAAACTATCTCAAGTCATGCATCCGAGAGGCTTTCCGCATACACCCATACCATGCCTTCAACCCACCCCATGTCGCCATGGTAGACACCACTATCGCTGGTTACACCATCCCTAAGGATAGCCATGTCATTTTAAGCCGGATGGGACTTGGTCGGAACCCCAAGATCTGGAACAAACCACTTGATTTTCAGCCCGAGAGGCATTTGAATACTGCAAATGTACTCCTCAGTGAACCAGGACTACGCTTTATTTCATTTAGTAGTGGGAGGAGGGGTTGTCCCGGAATTTCACTTGGTACCTCAGTCACAATGATGTTGTTCGCGAAGATGTTGCAGGGATTCACCTGGACGAAGCCCGCTGGCGTTGACAGAATAAGTCTCCAAGAAAGCAATACTGGCGCCCTTGCCTTAGCTGAACCCCTGGTTTTGCAAGCTAAACCACGTCTGGCTGCACATCTCTATGAGAAAAATTAA